The nucleotide sequence tagccaaacaaagtccctactgcaacacacactgcctgaatcgaccactaacccatgagtggtggtgtgtgcagatccatgtaactggcgatgtgctcaacaataatggagtcgactatcgcacagcatgcaatcatgatgcatgacactaagcatggcaatatcctgatcagcatagaaaaatccatatatatatatatataatatggataccacagtatcagtaagtcaaatccacggatctagggtatactggtcctctatggtataacaacctagatcctatacatatccccctccataacatatgtaccaacaatatgcacagatcaaagaaaaaagttctaggtacacaaatcagatatgatatacaaatagaggtacacaagccaggtatggtataaaacctaggtatcagataatctagatacacatgccagaaataaaaatccagaatctagtcctaaaactcaataagcatggtatgtcacttactctagaaactaaggtactcatggcaataatcacgtggtataaacatggatacctaacaagcgacaaaatagaacatgctatgggtatcaaaccgtgacataccaaaggcaatcatgattattgcttgtagctataaaatactatgcatatccaaatgataatatcataaaagataagtcaagaggtacccgcctccagtGTAGATCGAACTAATCAATCTTTATGTCAAAGTGCTCGTCCCGAAACcgaatcctgtaataaatcgtacggtttagctaagtttaattttaagcaaAATAGCTAACCAAATTATTTTCTCCAGGAACCCTAATTAGATCATCCAACTCCTCAATAAATCCTAACTAATCCATTCAAATTAGGATTTGCAATATGCATAATCAAACACAACAACTTATCTAAACCAATACTAAATGTAAGAATCTCatagcacaacttacccaaaAAAAACTCGTTCATGTTGTTGCTCACAACCAGAGCTATAGCGGCTGGGTCTAAAGCTGGAACCAAGCAACAACACTCAAACCTCCACAACCATTTGCAAAACGATCACAAATCCAACTAGTTAGGAATTCTAACAATAATTTACCTAAATCCACATCGCTATTGAAGTTAATAAGGATCTTTACCTAACTTCCCTTTTTCTTCAATGATAGTAGAAGATCTGATCAAATACTAGTGGTGGCATTAGGTCAAGTTGCTGCCTAACTTGTATCCGACATTATCCAGAACGCACCAACCAGCGAAGAATTCAAGTCCGTCCTCTCATCCCCAAACAATCCAGTGCTCCAAAGCACTGATGATAATGGTGCCACTAATCTGAATATCCAAGACGCGATGCATAAAGATACAACAAAGAGAGATTGATGCTAGGGCTTACCCTTACCCTCTCTTGACCGAACAGTGACCGTCAATGATTCCCACACAAGCATCAGCCGTCGACATCAAGAAGCTAGGGCATGCTCGAATGCTCAACTTCTGTCCACAACCCGAAGAGAGATCGGTGGCGGTGCGATGCCAAATCTAGGGCAAGGCAAGTTCCTTCGGTGGCGCGGCAGCAACTCATGAAGAGGGGGAGGCTCGGCTGTGCCAGGGGGTGTCAGCAGTGCTAGGCGGCTATGGCACAAGCGCTAGGGCAGAAGAAGGCAAGGCAGTAGCCGCCGGAGATAGATTGGACTGTGGCCGTCGGCTTCAGGCTAGGGCACGACGTCGGTATGGGCACGcgacgaagaggaagaggagaaggaaccgCCCGTGTGCAGTTAGGGCAGAGAAGGCGATCGTTCGACGCGAGGAAGAGGGAGATCGCGCGTGAGAGGTGTCGGGCACGCGAGGCTTCGGCGGGGAAGGAAGGGaacgaaggaaaaggaaaaaaataaagaaaaagaaatagagaaggaaaaagaaatgtaaaaattaaacatttcctcactaaaacggggtagcttaaacaggcttttccggaccccatttttatccccgtaacctcgtccatacgagctccgaaaatttttcgaaaattttctaaaaatttcagaaaattcccttattattattctctattttctggtattttacatcattaataccaaacaaccaatcttattttactataagcaaaccaccaatacaaaactaaatatttactacattaaatccaaaataaacatccatatataattcatcttgtagccacatatacaaaaatatacaaaatgagttgttactcatcaaaatacacatgttttccattactctccatatacattaaatcacatgttttccatttgctgttctccatatggcttttaatttacaaattagcaaggcaagatacatcctaacaaagctcacttcttgcatcaaaaaaactcaagcctcacgaattgcccgacctgcaagagaaaaatttaacaaaacttataaaattccaaaaggagaatgtaattaaccaatctgtagtgcatagaaggcaaaaacaaaccaaatgaaagaaacaaaaagaggtgtttattagagaataacaGTATATGGAATCTATTAGGAGCAGTGATAcctagcttagcatagtttactaaataattagcactgcatgcagctaacattatttaagtgagctatcatccaagatcaatagaatccatgcaaagcgcattacatccattaacatcttgaaacaaaatattcatgtaattttctgtgccattttccaaactacattacctttgagacctggtaggcacaatatgcttttccattttgcaagtaacAAGTTGCCAGGAGTTGCAAATTGATTTGCAATAAACAGACCCATCACAAAATCATAAGTGAAAGTAAAAAACATGGGTTCAAAATCTTCCAATTAAAACTTGAACCAAAAGAATTGGATCATCATGATGAGTTATGGTAGGGTGAATTGTTTGTAGAGCTAAAAACAATTTCACAAATTCCTCAAAATAGAAATCACATACGCACATCTTTAATAATTAcataggacacctaaaagaaccaAAGTATCAATCAAATAAGTGTAGATTAAGAGCTATAACATTCACTACATTCCAGctggaaaaatagatttttcattcccatttcatcaatacaaagagaaaatctaacaaatttagctgCAATGCACGTGTAATTCACGGGTAATTTACACTGCTCGTCCAAGCAAAAGTATATAGagcaaactattaagaaatcaaactgcaatatatagatgttttgtatatcaatatactatggaTCATACACGAAATGCCTTTACAAGCTCTTCATTTCATTATTCTCAAGCAATCACTAACATGCATATAGATTAACATAGTTGTGCTTGATGAAGCATCATAATTGTCATTCGCGATGATACTTGTAAGGTCCAATAAGATGGAAGTAGGAAATAAAAATTTGTCATCAACAATGAATTTTGAATGTACTTTTGCCACAGTAGTATTATGCTCAAGGAGTCATCAACAAAGTATGTATTTCAACATAGTAAAAATTTAAATACGAttctaaaaagaaaaaaaataaattataggaggaaaaataagattaagtcatggcatatagacgaaaaccataaggagagtacaaacaagaaatttgtagagcaactcataagatacaaaaggtcatcatctaacaattcacAAAGAGATAACTTCCACATTGTCAGTCCTTGCATAATTCGGAAACAACTAAATAAGATACTCACACAATCCAGCCattattaattttggaccacaaagagaggcaacaaataagggaaatgtcagctaattctgctcatggtagaaatgcaagaataaagtattgagcaaaggagatagctagctgcgaataaacaaattattggcagtaaggaatcaaaatcaataagtcatggagtcacaaacaaagtgttcaaccatcttttgaagtctagtaatttatacctagtaatgaatatagtctagtacgcaatccacccattcggatcgcacttcgtcgatttcttcgttggagtaaattattttcttgaactgttaacaaacccaaattaatttagtaaaaaaaatcagtaatgaagaagcaaagtcaaataaaagaaattatttgagaaaattgagaatatgtcaaatattaccattgagaTAAGTGAATCCTTGGCGCTGGTAAtatttccttcaataatttctctcctaaatttcatcacataaaatTCTCTAGCTTTCATCGtggaaattatataaaaaaacattaaaaagtaATTTGGCACTTGGGTCATAACTAGGACTATTGGGTCTAACAGATGGCTCAATCCATCTTTTATATATTTCATTCATTTTATCAACAATTTATCAATTCAGGCACTTAACTTTAAGAAATACTCAAACAGTGCacttaatttccatatttattaaaaAGCacacttaattttcaaaattcccttTAACCCATTACAACCGTAAACCAAAGTAAacaaatttaattttcttacttgaaCTAAACCGAaccaaggcaaaaaaaaaaacttaattattttatcaaTCACTTTCATCTAAAAGTCATTAATGAtcctaaaaataattataaatgcgaccctaaaaattttatattcaCGTCATATTAACACTGTTACACTCCTAGTGATACCCTCAATCTATCCATTTTTTCCCTTCAAAATTTTGTCTTTTAAGTTCactaagttttgaccaaaaagtcATATATGACCTTAAAAAgctcatatttattttaaatttacaacATTGCACTCCTAGTGGTCTCGTGGACCCATCTATATATAAAGAAATGAGGCTTCTTTTGTGCTAATAATGAGTAGATAGTGTGGTGCCCGAATGAGTAGGAAATTTATCTCATTTTTCATCACTACCTAATGTGCAGGCCAAGCAACACGGGTCCCTATAACGTCACCAATAGTATCACATTCATCACATAAAATCCTCATTTGGGCTTGGATCAAAAGGGAACAAAGAGAGCATTGGTGTGGGGTTGTGAGCTTTCTCTACTAACCATTGAGCTAAGTTACCAATTGATAGCACTGAGGGGTAATCTGTAGATCACTAACACAATGAAGGATTTCTTATACTTGGGGGGTTTTGGAGTTTGGTAGTAGCCCTACTATCCCAACTAAAATTTAACTGCTCCAAAAATGAAAGAGATGAAACAATTATACATGGCACGTACCACATCCATTAGTAGCAGTTAGTAGTTGGTCAGAATGATTGGAGTTTGTCCTCAAGGTCACAGTATCACCAGTGGAGTCTATTATGTAAATGAGACTACTATTAGCCATATTTTAGAAAAGAACAACAATATTTCCTGCATTTTAAAACCGATTGTTGACTGTCAGAGTGAAACTACAGTGTGTATTGAAAAGAAAGGTTATATGATGAATTACTTTCATTGGCAAGACCATTGATGTAGGTTTGCTTTATGCTTTACAACTTGGACAATAGATCTTTCGATGTACTATTTGGGTTGGAGAGATTCATCCAGCTTTTGCTCATTAGATAAGATGTCGATGACTGGTTTTATTGAAGCAACTCAAGGTGGAAAACATGCACATTAGATTGGGATGAGCTTGAAATGGTGGAAGTTTATCAACCTTAACATCATCTCCACTCTGATAAAGACCAACCATGGATCAGCTCAGTGTAGTAGCATTAGGtcttcaatctcaaattcaacagTAGGGAAATAAAAACAAACCCCTTCAAACTGCAGCTTCCCCTCTCTTTTTTGTTGCACGTAATCATCATGAAATGcccaaacaaacaaaatagttacTAATAACAAAATTAGTCAATAAAAAATAACTATTCTTTCATGTATCACATACAATCTTTTTTGTTgtcattttgagaaaaaaaaatagtaggTGCTTTCATGTATCTCAAGCACCCGTGGGTccgtgtatctgatgacacatataAAGTTggacaaatctctaaaaaaaattCAGAGACAATGCAATTCAATCAGACTGCAAGATGAAGTAGCTAGACACAGTTAACTTCAAGAAATGTTGAGTAAAAGCAGGAAAAGAAACGCTCATATTTTAATGATCTTCGCAACTCTTATGAGAGGATTGGCCTTGGTGATTTGTTCTCTTCCAGCCGCCTTGTAATCGAATGAGTAGTCATGGGAATCAGAGTACCGGTGAAGTTTGCAGAAGAGATCGCCGCAGCAGCACCGGAAGCCGGTCAAGCCCACCCTTTTCCTGTAGATCAAGCAACGCTTAATGGACTGAATGGTCGGGGATGGACGACAGTCTTCCTCGGTCTTCGGCGGGCAGGAAATCGGAATAGTAGGTGCCTGGAATCTCTCAGGCCTCTCCGGAGCTTCAAATCCTTGAGGGGAAAGCTGCGGCAAAAtagaaggggaagaggaagaagaagaggaagaaggtttGAGAATCTCCGCTTTGTCCTTGTTAAGATCACACCTTTCCCCTGCCATCTGTTTCAATTCCGGGACCAAATCGAAACAAAAATCAACAAAATCTTTTGATTAATTCAACATAAAAGAAACCATCTTTGCAAGGGTAACAAACAGACTCAACAAGTAGGGAGATGATGAGATCGACGAGCTGAAATAGAACAAATCTGAGATTTTTCTCCGGGAAatcagaaaaattaaaaaaaaactatacctGGGGCACAAATAAATCAAGAGACGGCAGGCGGCTTTGTACGATCAAAGGGCCTCGTCGAGCTCAGAAATCTGCTCACCAAGAAATGAGAGGAGAGCACACCGCgcgtcgtggaggaagatccagcggAGGTGGATGGTCGGTCAACAAGATGgtgtgaagagattgtatgaggagagggaaagaaatatGGCTAGGGTTCGGGAACGCGAAGGGGAAGACACGGCGCCGAAAAGATATTcagagagagggaaagcaaaaaCTGCGCGCGAGGGGAAAAAAAGACCAAAGTCAAATACAATGGTTTTATCAAAACTGTTATTGTAACCCCTAAAAATGCGGATAAAGACAATGGTTTATAAAaccattgtaaaaagtgttgtcgttttaaaaagaagtctctcaatgacaacagttttcacaaaaccgttgtcttttatatttaatggggagttcaaatacaacggttttggcaaaaaccgttgtctttgagccaatacacaacgctttctcttaaaatcgttgtcgtaggggtgttatcttttaacatttttgttgtagtgcacgaCGGTGTGCTCTCCTCTCATCAAGTTGCTAATCTGGTTCTTATTCATTTTTTTCGATCCATTCACTTTTCCCCTTTAGACTTCGGATTTTCCATCATTTTCAGCGGTAAAAATCTCAACTTGTTTACATCTTTTTTCCCAGATCCTTAGATGGGAGCTCAACACAGCACGAGGCCGCACAACCTAGCCGTTGCAGATGCTGGTGCCGGCGGAGGGGATGGCCACGCGCACCTCCCGTGTCTGGCAGAGCTGATGTCTTACGAGGAGGCCTGCCGCCTCGATGTCGAGCTCAAGACCTTTGACTCCACGCTCCAGCAGCGAACCGGTCGCGCCATCTCCACCCTCACCGATGCCGTCCAGTTCCGTTCCCTCTCCCTCAGTTCCCTCAGGGATATCACCGGCTGCCTCCTCAAGATGAACTAGGAGGTGGTCAAGGTCATCCTCGACTGCAAGTGCGATGTGTGGAAGGACACCAAGCTCTTCGACCTCATTGAGGATTACTTCCAAAACATCCTCCAAACTCTCTACTTCTGCACTACCCTCGAAAAGTGCCTCACTAAAGCTCGCGATAACCTGCTCATCCTCCAAGTCGCGCTGCAGCGCTTcgccgaggaggaggaggaccacAAAGGCGAAAATGTGAGGAACTCTCATACTCTGATGGAGTTGAGTCGCTTCAAGGTGGTCGGTGATTGGTGTtagccattttgcatgtcacatggcacatcaaattaattaagattgaaaCACATTGTAACTAAAGATAaaacgtgtagtaaggagtcccaagtcatatttttccaaggataactagtgagtgtatgttaattctagaattgattcaaatcgaTTTTttacatcaacaagatcaaaGAATAAGATCTAAGAAAGTTCACTctcttctaaacatgatccaTTACCTTCTCATCAAACTAAAATCAACTAAGCTCGGATTCTAATGTCTCATCTCATCAAATGAGTTAATTCATATTCCTTCCATTCAAATTACAGAAATAAAACAACATTGCAAACCGAAATACAATACAATTACAATCCCAATAAACTCAAGAACTAAATACAATTGCAAACCGTAATCAACATTGCATTCACCATTACAATCCAATTCAATATTCAACTCACTTACCAAGTCTTCAACTCTCAATCACATTTAGCTAAATATCACTAAGATTAACCATGAAAATCATCAAGAAATTCATTCAACAATGAAGCATAAAAATGGTCTCCACAGATCCAATGAATTGAACAAGGGGGTTTCCTAAATCTATAAATTGAAACTAAGCTCTAACTTGTAAAGAAAATGAAAGGTAATTCAAACTAGAAATGAAAATGCAATCTACActatcagatcttcagatctgagcaagttcaagaacaattcaaagacaaagatAAGAAAAACAAAACCTAAAGCATTCCATAACCAAACCCGAAACAAAA is from Zingiber officinale cultivar Zhangliang chromosome 7B, Zo_v1.1, whole genome shotgun sequence and encodes:
- the LOC122003928 gene encoding zinc finger AN1 domain-containing stress-associated protein 15-like, which gives rise to MAGERCDLNKDKAEILKPSSSSSSSSPSILPQLSPQGFEAPERPERFQAPTIPISCPPKTEEDCRPSPTIQSIKRCLIYRKRVGLTGFRCCCGDLFCKLHRYSDSHDYSFDYKAAGREQITKANPLIRVAKIIKI